The window AAAAGCACAAATGTATaggaaagaagcaaaaaaaaaaaaaaaaaaagaaaaaaaaaattgggcgACGAGTGGAGAATAAATATTtagaaattaacaaaattaacaaacgCTATCTTAAGTGCTGTCAAAAGGGTTTCGCGAAATATTACTCGCTTGTaacgaaaaagaggaaaacatctcaagaaaaaattatgtgctGTGTGGAATTGAActtatacatacgtatgtatgcattTATACTATATACGTGTAGCAATTTTTTATCCAAAACAAATCGATATTTgccaaaaaaagatgaaaaaaaaaaaaaaagtgttaacTTTTTTGCCTTTGAAGAATTAGGCAGACCAAATAAGTTATCTATTCCTTATGTGAACCAAATGATTGCCATTTAATCCTttttaataagaaaaaaaaaaaaaaaaaaagtacgagAATGAAATATAGTATGAAAGGATTTCTTTTGAAATGCAATGGTATCATTTGCGCACGTTTACCATGTACGTATTTTTTACATACGCGTACGAATGTGTGTTCAACATATACTGTCATGCATGCAGATAGGAGTGTGGCTCGGAAAACAATTGCATGTAGACACATGCATTTGCCAGGCCATGGTCAGTGTTATCTTGGCGTGTTTGTATGTGTGTTCCTTTAGCCTCTTGGGTCAATGTCTCCCTGTGTGTGGCGAAAGAAACGCACCTCTTTTGAGTTGTCCATGTATGACGCACGTTTTGGGGAACTACGAGATGGTTGCCCATTCTGTCAACTCGCCGCATGGCAACATGGAAGGGGGATCGCATCAGTCTGTTCGTTTGGCTTTGAagtttgttttcttttctttcaattcttccttcccattcGGCTTCCACGCTATTGTTCCATTCGCGGCATCGTGACATGCATCGTGACATGCATAGTGACATGCGTCGTGACGAGTGAAATAGGCAGAGCTCAACGGAGTGCACCTTCTTAAAGGTGTAAAGGGTTCGAATTTGTTGGTGGATTATGCGTAGCCTATGAATTGCCATCCACTGATGACTACCTGGTGGAATAAGAATGACGTCCTTGTGGCCTCTGCACGTGTCATACCCCCGCATGCACGATGCCCAGAGCCACATGCAATGCGTCTTGCGCGTACGGATATATCCCCACAAGCGATTCCCTCTAATGATGAACCCTAAAGGTGGGTGGCCTCTAATCTTGCAcgctgaaaatatttttgaggTTGTTCTCAATCAAGCTCTGAATACTCATCATGTTTGCACTGATGGATGAGTGGTCCGAGGATGTATCGAAAATAGAATCCAACATTGCATTcagttccttcttcttctccttcgaATTGCCACCTTGCCTGTTCTGCTTGTGCGTATGATCGGTGACTCCCCGCATTACATTTTTACCATCCACAGGATGGATCAcctccttcctcctttctgTCGAAGAATCGCCCTCTGTGGTGACTTGGTCAAATGTATTGCTTTTATTTATCCTGTTCGTATCATGGAGCAAAAGAAAATCGTTCTTTTGgatttcttttaattgtgtgtttttttttgaaagggTCTTTGTGATAATCTCGTTCGATGGCGAAGTGGACTCGTTTACACCCTCTTCCTTGGGAACACTCTTCTCGTTGAGATCTCGAATCTTCGTTTTTAAAAGGCGCTCATCGAGGGGGTACTCGTTCACCCCGTGTGTTTCTCCATCGTTATAGTTATCTTTTCCACtgtgaagtttttttttttttttttttttttttctttccaggTGTCCACTTACTATATGTTGATCATCTGTTTGGCTTGCTTCCCCATCGTCGTCTACCCACTGGACTATTCCACATGGTCCACTCGGATCATTCAtgctatttacattttcggTCCTTTCATTGGGCAAGTCGGAGTGTATAGCATTATGCATTGCGGGTTTCAATCCTGTGAGGTTTGCAGAGGGGGTGTAATTCATCTTACGCCTGTTCAATTTTTGTGTCTCCCCCTTTgtagattttttctttgctcttTCTAACTTCCCCTCTCGCGTGACCGTCTGTAGAGCAAAGCTATCTTCGGATTCCACATGCATTTCACTGGACAGCGTATCACAAGTATCTGTTCTCGACTCTGTAGTTTCGTTGCTCGTGATATGGTGCCCTTGCACTGGTTGTGTGAGGGTAGCTTCCCCTTCATTTTCGTATGTGtacttttgttttattcCATCGATGGCTgtcattccttcctccacCTGTTGCATGATGAACTTGTGATTTTCGTTTTTTGAGTCTTCTCCGCGGGCAGTAGCACTTCTCTCCATATTCCTCATTCTATCCGAACTAACAGTGTTTAGCATATTAGCCTCGACATTTGGATGTTCACCATTCGGATATGCACTACGCAGATGTGCATCGCTTCCCGCCGACTGGCCACTACTCCTTCCTTCGCTCTGTTTTCCCAAATGATTAAGAGCCATTTGAATTATCCCTTCCAGGATGGGATCCACCAGGAATTCTCCCTCCTTTGAGGGAttcttgtatttttcctttaacttATCCTTTAGGAATGCTAAATGGATTGATAAAGCTTCCCCCTTGTGAATGTTCTCCTCTTCCGAATTCAACTGCTCCTTCTCTTCAATTTGCTTTGATTTATTGTCTTCTCTGGATTGGTCACTAAGAGGATATCTACCATGAGTCCATTTGGTGCTATTCTTACTGCTGGCGCGAATGGACAGATCCTCTAACATACTACCATTAGAATTATTCATAACTGCGGTAGGAGCTGTATCCCTTTTGGAGGGGGTCCATTTCTCACTTAATCCGTCAACTTCTTGTGCACCATTCCCTCCTACTACGCCTTTCCTGGTGTGTAGTTCTCTACGCAATGCACGTACATCCTCGCGTAGTTCCTCGTTCCGTTGTACCAGATCATCATTTCGTTGTACCAAGTCATCATTTCGTTGTACCAAGTCATCATTTCGTTGCACCAGATCATCATTTCGTTGCACCAGATCATCGTTCCGCTTAGCCAATTCATCGCTACGCTTGAGCAGTTCCCCATTCTGCGCCCTCACCGAGTTGTATTTCTCCTTCAGCTCGTTGTAATCTACTTCCCACCTCCTCAAGGAATTTTCAATCTTCCgcaaaatgtatttttttttttttttttccttttctaaattttcctTATAACTATCAATAGTGTttctcatttcttcttctctctttttgtatttttcacaCTCAACGGTTAGATCCATGTTCCTTTTGCTGACTTCATCATTCTGTCTAGCTATCATATCTTTGGCATTTTCCAAGTGCGTAATTTTGTTGACTAACTGCTGGAGGTCGTAGTGATGTTGGTGAGATTCTTCAtctaattcattttttaaaaataaattttcttttctcattttgtccATATAAATTTGGAAGGAGCTTTTGTTTAGTCTGATCACTTGGTTCGTTTTCATAACAGTGTTCTCCAAagccttttttaaataattttttttcctctcattttcttccttctcttttttaatatacttGTACTCTTTATAAATGTATTGTACATCTTTCAGCAGTTTCTtcatgcgttttttttccatccccaGGGAGATTATCTCTCCGTCTACATGATCAGTACGTAGTTTTCCTTTCACTCTTTCGTACAACCGTTTgcattcctccttttcttctgcgCAGTAACCCCCATCGATGAGTTCAATTTGTCTTTTGAATTCTCCCTCATCGTTCtgttctcttccttttcttctttccactttGTCTGAGTCTCTATCCAGAGCAATGTCGTTTTTCATTCGTCTGATTTGTCTACCTAGTTTTTTCAGAACATCCCTCCCCTTGCAATTCTTCGAATCGACCCTTATCCCTTTAATGgtgttttctatttttttctgcttctcctcctccttgtCACTTAGCGCAATTACTTGTTCATTCCCCACCTGGTTCATTTTGCCAGCTTTCGCGCTACCCCTCGACCCACTCCGTGAATCAATCTTCCTATTGCATTTGATGGTGGAATCCTTACTGGAAATGGAGAAGCTCTCTGCGCTTTCTTTttgcttcccttttttggaCACTCCCCTTTTGGACACTCCCCCTTTCGACACTCCCTCATTCGACACTCCCCCTTTCGACACTCCCTCATTCGACACTCCCCCTTTCGACACTCCCTCATTCGACACTCCTCCTTTCgacctttcccctttcgaCATTCCCCCTTTCGACACTccaacctttttttcattcgacCCACTTGGGCTATAAAGACACAGTGCCCCTTCActggttttccttttcactttcttcttGAGGGACATGCGTATAGTTTCCACTGTCTCGACACGTGCCTGCGCCGCTTCATCGTGGAGAACTATTTCTGAATTTGCTTGGGGTGAGCTATCTCCTGCGTGGTAGCACCTGGAGAGGTCTTGGTTGCTCGTCCACTCGATTCGAGCGAGTTGGCTTCCCCCCGATGCATGTGCTTTTCTCTCCCCTGGTAGTTCGTCATTTGTTCGTTTGCCACATTTATGTTTGCTGCACTTTTTCTTAtcactcttcttcttctccatctCACTACATGCACAGGAAATCTCTTCCCCTCCACTTAAGCATCCTTTAAGAGGGAAGTGTTGACTCGAATAagtatttttctccaaactAGGATGACTTCCATGGGAGCATTTTCTACCTGCACAATTATCCATTCTACCTCTGCTAACGGGATTCTTTTCCAAATTGATACCTCCGTGAGCTACTCCCAAATGTAAAGAAGCTTCCATATTCTTTGCTCCTTTCCCAGTTTGCTTAATACATTCTAAATtgtctttccattttttctcgcTTACCTCACCTATACTATTATCATGACAGTTGGAGGAGGATTCACTTTTGCACAATACACGGATGGGGTGTAAATCTGCTGTACTCCCTGAGTATGCCTGTTCGGAGGAGATGGTTCTATTCTCCGAAtcggaaaaataattatttcttttcaacTTGGAGCACTTCAATATGTTTTCCTGATTTGCATCTGGATACACATCGTTATAAATGTTCGATACGGATGAattcctcctcattttgaCTACTCCAATCTTCCTACCGTTTTTGCATTGGTCGGTAGAGGATACCAACATACCATTTGTACTTGCACcacttttatcattttcatcaGAACAAGTTATGCAAAATTGTCCATTCTGAGCTCCCCCCTTGAAAGCACAACTTTTGTTGCTACACACAGGTTTATCCTTGCTCATCAGCAAGACTTGctttttctccgttttttgCGCTTTCATTTTCGTTGCGTTATCACTCCtaagggttttttttttgtttttctccttcacagAGGGGTTGTCATCGCAGGTGGaaccttttttattcatcGACGAGGAGGTCTTTGTGTAGCCATCTTCCAGTAGCGTTTTTCCTGGATATCCCTTCTTATGGGTATTGTCTTTCTTTTCAACCAGTTGAATGTTTGTACTATGGGGGGAGCGCCCTCCACAGCATTGGCAAATATCTAAGGGAGCAATCACATTCGTTCTAATTACATCGTTATTTACAACCAAAGGGGGGTCTACTTTatcattctcctttttttcctccttcaactgGGTAGGTGTCGTTTTCAGCTTGGTTatcttttttcgtttcaccTGAGGAGGATGCAATAGAGTTAGTTCTGTACCAACGGGGGGCATCTCCTTTGGAATCTtcagcttcttttttctaatcttgcattttccttttttatatatatggtattttatttttaatttctttctacattttttatttttcttccttaaagaaATGCTTACCCTGGAGGTAATGGACCCCTCATCTGTCTTCCCATTATTATTGCTATTTAGTGCGAGCAGTTTCGTGGTTGCGCTTATACTACTAGGCTGACTTAGGTTCTGTGTAAAGAAGTTTTCTGTGCCTTTCATTTTAGCTAGCTGAACTGTGTCCTGAACTCTTAAAGTGGTACCGCTTAGCGTGGAGCTACTTCCATTCCAGTCGAACCCTCTTCCccactttttctcctccgaAGTGACTATTTCCGTCTTAGATGACTCACCATCTACCTGCTCATAATTATCAATACAGTTACTACCAACGATATGGTACTCTCCTGTTTGTTTGAAATTTCCATTCTGGTTGTAATTCAGTTCGATATTCACGTTACCTTTTGCcttctcgttttttttccgctccTTAAGAATATCTATAATTGGCGCTCCCCTTTCGGATAGCCCCCACTCCATGTCGTAATTTTCACTCAGAAAGGATTCCCTACTTTCGAATGTGCATCCCCAGTTAGTGCACCTCGTGTCGACACTCTCGGTGGGGGTATTTTCCATTGATCCAACTTTATCAGGGTCATTTATAAGGGGTTGCATATACTTTGTGTCTCCTTCTAacgcttctcctttttttatattatcttCATGCACTCTGACTTCACTTACAATCCGATTTGCAGTCGCATGTGGTGGagaacaaccttcttctctCATTGGTCCTACGATAGTTTTATCGCAATTTTCATTTAACGAAGGGTCCATAGATATACATTCCTGTGGGGGATCATCCCAAATGAACTGGCTACTCAATTTATCCTCGGAAAGATTTCCACTTGGCATGTTTTCAAGACCATTCAGAAAAATGTCTTCATCTGGAGGATGGGTTGTCCATGCATTGTTGGCCTCTACATCTACGCCGACATATTCTGACACACATGTTTCCTTGCCACGTGGAGGGTCATTGtggaaaatgggaagaggGCCCAGCGCAGATTCGGCCATTTGGTTCGTTCTATCGACTACCGTTGCGTGGGTTTCGTGCGTTGCATGAGTTTCGTGTGTTGCGTGTGTCGGGGTTATACTCTTCATTGTGTTCATCGCGCCCGTCTCGTTCGTCGCTTCCATCTCCTCATCGATGGACACTCCGCTCATCAACTCGTAGTTGCTCTTCGTAAAATCATAGACGTAATTAGAAAAGGAAACGCTCTTTTTTAGTCTCTCACTGCTAGGAAATTTCTTCAATGCCGATTTTAAGttcagtttttccttccctttagcTATCTTGTTGGTGGATACTCCTCCTCCTATTTTACTTACATTGGGAATTTCTGGTTTCCCATAAAAGTTGGTTTTTAAGAAATGCTTCTCCTCATCATTATAGTATTCCTCATCGAAATAAtcattctccttcctttctgcATCTATCAATTTCTCGTACATATTCCCCGTTCGTTCATTCTCATGAGAGGTATTTTTCTTCGTATTCCATGAGTGAGACATTTCCCCCATACAATCGGATTCATTTGTTGTATCTACTTTGAGAAAATCACTTTTGGACATTCCTTCATATTCGAATTGATTCTTCTGGTCGAAACATAACTTTGAGTCTACCTGGGGGATCTCACtagatttttcttcttcatttgtgaGGCGTTCATTGGGGGTGCTATCCTCATTATCTCCATCACCATTACAGTTTTGAGCAATGTCTTTTCTCAGGTCTGAGGGGGGCACTTCCCCCGGGGTAGGCACTGTACTGACGAATTTGTCAATGGAGAAGTTTTCCTGTTCGctttcctctccttcctgAAGGGGGACATTTCCATCAGACAAATGGCCATCCACACCGTTTACATGGTCGGCCACTTCGACACCCTTAAGTTCTTTCAAATTATCTGTAGAGCAGTTTGATGctccttcatcttcttttgCAATATGTATCAAATCATCTCCCCCCAGTGGAGTACTTTCAACTTggtcctttcccttccttaagGACCCGCTATGAATAGTTACCTTTGCATCTGCATGAAGGGGTTCTAATTCCCCTTGCCCATGATTCTCAACACCGATGATCAAATTATCGTAGGAGCAGAGCAaatccatttttaaattgttaatGTAGTACCCATGAGAAATTGTGTCTATCCTTTTTACCCAGATATTCCTCTTGGCACACAAGCcgataatataatttttgttaACAACCATTTGgctgaatttatttttgacCATACCAGGCTTGCATCCGTAGGTCCCTCCCCAGATGTACAAGTCGTCTTCTACCGTTTTGCAAAGACTTACCCTTCCGGCACTAACGTAAGTTACGTTTTTAATGCTATCAACTAATTTGGGTTCGTAACTCTCTGTACAGTCATCGTATCCTAATACACCATTGGTATTATCCCCCCAGGAGTAGAGAGAGTTGTTAAAACTGATACCCAGAATGAAATTATTTCCAATGGCTATTTTCTTAAAAGCTATATTATTTGTATCTATCAGACTTGGTCTTGTTagaattcttttcttcatcgcTCTATTTTTGTGTCCTTGGATGAAATGCTCATTTATCAAACCGAACCCGTATAAGAATCCATCGATCGTGAGGTATAGCGTATACTTATCCCTTGCATAGACACATTTCACGATATTGTTCTCTACATCTACTTTGTGCACTTTGTTTACTTTACTCACTTTATTCACTtggtgttttttctttttcgttccCATGTCTACCTCGTCAGGGTTCCTAGGTCCTTCCACATCTTCCTCTACGGTTGAAAACGAATGAACCCTTTCTGAAGTTAAATCTGGTGTGCACTCACGGGTAGATAATAACTCATCCTCATACTCAAAAGTAGTATCATCTCCATTGCCCAACTGTCCATAGGTGTTGTCCCCATAAGTGAACAAATCCCCCTCCTTCGATATAAAGGCAATGTGATTATCTCCACTACTGACATcgtgaattattttattttttaaaacaggGTCCACTAATAAGTAGGGTACATTCTTGTCAAAATCATCAAAATCGTTCAAATGCCAACAGTAAATTTTGCCAACTACTGACAAGAATCCAATGATGGATTTTCCACAACTcacttttacaattttcaccTGGGGATGGTACATTTTATGCcttataatttctttttttttattctttttgaAATTTATCACCTTTGACTTATCTCCCTCGACAGTAACCTCATCATTCGGACTGCCTCCCTTGGGTGTGTCACCATCCGTGTTGTACGCATCGTCAAGATCCTCCTTATCCCAATCATCATTCTTCGCATCATTTATTACAAACACGTGAATCTTActgccttttttctctcctgaCATTTCttctgtactttttttttttttttttttttttttaatttttcatatcTCTTGtgcgcacacacacacacacacacatacaggaggaggaggagggacAGTGCGAAAGGGAATTCGCTAAGTTAGGGGGAGTTATTACCTATTCACTTGTGTAGACTTACACACTTGTCAAGACACACACAGAACGGAATGAAACAAATGTTGCAAAGTTGTGACGGAACAAatggaacggaaaaaaaacaggatacttctaaaatgaataaaaaaaaaaaaaaaaaaaaatcactaAACAAATgtaagaaagaacaaaattcccaatttttacctgaacaaaaaaaaaaaaaaaaaaaaaaaaaaaaaaaaaaaattgtgaattgttcagaatatttcacaaaaaaggtaaaagagGAACGATACGTAGGCAGATAGATAAGAACTGCACATGAGGACAAAACTCAGTATACCCTATCTTCATGCGTCATTTATCTCCATCACTTTTTGAtgtattaaaaaaggagaacatTCATCGGTGGAGAAATACAAACTAACGAAATACGGCCTGCTGTTGCCTCAAGGGAGTGGCCAATTCACGGAATATGCGGTGGCAGAGAAATTGTCACCAAATTGAATGGAGCAAATATCGGTGTAGGCTTTCCCCTGTTTCGGACACGCCCCGTTGGACGATCAACAAATTGTAAAatgatgaacaaaaaaaaaggggataaaaaatacacatataagcatacatgtacatgcacaCTCATATGTACGTGTCTCCTAGTTGGGGAACTTATCCCCGTTGTCCAACCATCGGCAAAGCACCACGCATGATGGGCATGTTGCTCGCGCTGCACTTTTTAAAGGCGAACAGAACTACTACAGACACGAGGATGGACACGAACGTCGTGCACACAGCGAGTAGGCTAGATCGTggagtcaaaaaaaaatgaaggaaaaaacgacACGATATCCGTGGAAAACTTTTTCAAGCCGTCAAAATGGGTGTACACACATAGTGGACACGGGGGAATTAACGCAAGAAATGTGGcacaggcaaaaaaaaaaaaaaaaaaaaaaaaaaaaaaacaaaattacgTTTAACCGTCCAAACAGGGCACTCCTCACAAAATGCGGAGAACAGAGAATTTCCTGCGAGGCATCCCCTGTTCCCTTTTTCGGATGCAGGAAGGGTGGGCGGAAAAGCATACGGAAATAAAAACgaaggggaaatgaaaaaaaaaaaaaaaaaaa is drawn from Plasmodium knowlesi strain H genome assembly, chromosome: 7 and contains these coding sequences:
- a CDS encoding regulator of chromosome condensation-PP1-interacting protein, putative; the protein is MSGEKKGSKIHVFVINDAKNDDWDKEDLDDAYNTDGDTPKGGSPNDEVTVEGDKSKVINFKKNKKKEIIRHKMYHPQVKIVKVSCGKSIIGFLSVVGKIYCWHLNDFDDFDKNVPYLLVDPVLKNKIIHDVSSGDNHIAFISKEGDLFTYGDNTYGQLGNGDDTTFEYEDELLSTRECTPDLTSERVHSFSTVEEDVEGPRNPDEVDMGTKKKKHQVNKVSKVNKVHKVDVENNIVKCVYARDKYTLYLTIDGFLYGFGLINEHFIQGHKNRAMKKRILTRPSLIDTNNIAFKKIAIGNNFILGISFNNSLYSWGDNTNGVLGYDDCTESYEPKLVDSIKNVTYVSAGRVSLCKTVEDDLYIWGGTYGCKPGMVKNKFSQMVVNKNYIIGLCAKRNIWVKRIDTISHGYYINNLKMDLLCSYDNLIIGVENHGQGELEPLHADAKVTIHSGSLRKGKDQVESTPLGGDDLIHIAKEDEGASNCSTDNLKELKGVEVADHVNGVDGHLSDGNVPLQEGEESEQENFSIDKFVSTVPTPGEVPPSDLRKDIAQNCNGDGDNEDSTPNERLTNEEEKSSEIPQVDSKLCFDQKNQFEYEGMSKSDFLKVDTTNESDCMGEMSHSWNTKKNTSHENERTGNMYEKLIDAERKENDYFDEEYYNDEEKHFLKTNFYGKPEIPNVSKIGGGVSTNKIAKGKEKLNLKSALKKFPSSERLKKSVSFSNYVYDFTKSNYELMSGVSIDEEMEATNETGAMNTMKSITPTHATHETHATHETHATVVDRTNQMAESALGPLPIFHNDPPRGKETCVSEYVGVDVEANNAWTTHPPDEDIFLNGLENMPSGNLSEDKLSSQFIWDDPPQECISMDPSLNENCDKTIVGPMREEGCSPPHATANRIVSEVRVHEDNIKKGEALEGDTKYMQPLINDPDKVGSMENTPTESVDTRCTNWGCTFESRESFLSENYDMEWGLSERGAPIIDILKERKKNEKAKGNVNIELNYNQNGNFKQTGEYHIVGSNCIDNYEQVDGESSKTEIVTSEEKKWGRGFDWNGSSSTLSGTTLRVQDTVQLAKMKGTENFFTQNLSQPSSISATTKLLALNSNNNGKTDEGSITSRVSISLRKKNKKCRKKLKIKYHIYKKGKCKIRKKKLKIPKEMPPVGTELTLLHPPQVKRKKITKLKTTPTQLKEEKKENDKVDPPLVVNNDVIRTNVIAPLDICQCCGGRSPHSTNIQLVEKKDNTHKKGYPGKTLLEDGYTKTSSSMNKKGSTCDDNPSVKEKNKKKTLRSDNATKMKAQKTEKKQVLLMSKDKPVCSNKSCAFKGGAQNGQFCITCSDENDKSGASTNGMLVSSTDQCKNGRKIGVVKMRRNSSVSNIYNDVYPDANQENILKCSKLKRNNYFSDSENRTISSEQAYSGSTADLHPIRVLCKSESSSNCHDNSIGEVSEKKWKDNLECIKQTGKGAKNMEASLHLGVAHGGINLEKNPVSRGRMDNCAGRKCSHGSHPSLEKNTYSSQHFPLKGCLSGGEEISCACSEMEKKKSDKKKCSKHKCGKRTNDELPGERKAHASGGSQLARIEWTSNQDLSRCYHAGDSSPQANSEIVLHDEAAQARVETVETIRMSLKKKVKRKTSEGALCLYSPSGSNEKKVGVSKGGMSKGERSKGGVSNEGVSKGGVSNEGVSKGGVSNEGVSKGGVSKRGVSKKGKQKESAESFSISSKDSTIKCNRKIDSRSGSRGSAKAGKMNQVGNEQVIALSDKEEEKQKKIENTIKGIRVDSKNCKGRDVLKKLGRQIRRMKNDIALDRDSDKVERRKGREQNDEGEFKRQIELIDGGYCAEEKEECKRLYERVKGKLRTDHVDGEIISLGMEKKRMKKLLKDVQYIYKEYKYIKKEKEENERKKNYLKKALENTVMKTNQVIRLNKSSFQIYMDKMRKENLFLKNELDEESHQHHYDLQQLVNKITHLENAKDMIARQNDEVSKRNMDLTVECEKYKKREEEMRNTIDSYKENLEKEKKKKKYILRKIENSLRRWEVDYNELKEKYNSVRAQNGELLKRSDELAKRNDDLVQRNDDLVQRNDDLVQRNDDLVQRNDDLVQRNEELREDVRALRRELHTRKGVVGGNGAQEVDGLSEKWTPSKRDTAPTAVMNNSNGSMLEDLSIRASSKNSTKWTHGRYPLSDQSREDNKSKQIEEKEQLNSEEENIHKGEALSIHLAFLKDKLKEKYKNPSKEGEFLVDPILEGIIQMALNHLGKQSEGRSSGQSAGSDAHLRSAYPNGEHPNVEANMLNTVSSDRMRNMERSATARGEDSKNENHKFIMQQVEEGMTAIDGIKQKYTYENEGEATLTQPVQGHHITSNETTESRTDTCDTLSSEMHVESEDSFALQTVTREGKLERAKKKSTKGETQKLNRRKMNYTPSANLTGLKPAMHNAIHSDLPNERTENVNSMNDPSGPCGIVQWVDDDGEASQTDDQHIVSGHLERKKKKKKKKLHSGKDNYNDGETHGVNEYPLDERLLKTKIRDLNEKSVPKEEGVNESTSPSNEIITKTLSKKNTQLKEIQKNDFLLLHDTNRINKSNTFDQVTTEGDSSTERRKEVIHPVDGKNVMRGVTDHTHKQNRQGGNSKEKKKELNAMLDSIFDTSSDHSSISANMMSIQSLIENNLKNIFSVQD